From one Tiliqua scincoides isolate rTilSci1 chromosome 14, rTilSci1.hap2, whole genome shotgun sequence genomic stretch:
- the SNRNP35 gene encoding U11/U12 small nuclear ribonucleoprotein 35 kDa protein encodes MNEWAPIAKDYDPLKAGSIDGTDEEPHDRAVWRAMVARYVPNRGVSGDPHLTLFVARLNLQTTEDKLKEVFSRYGEIRKMRLVRDLVTGFSKGYAFIEYKEERALLKAHRDANKLVIDQREVFVDFELERTLKGWIPRRLGGGFGGKKESGQLRFGGRDRPFRKPILPAMKSDFYGDGPAEKRERTWSREGARDWKSRDRDHERSREPRRSERERFRGWGESERDREWHSREERGRGREGRDKEREDWSRDRYSKKQRDEDRH; translated from the coding sequence ATGAACGAGTGGGCACCCATCGCAAAAGATTATGATCCCCTCAAAGCAGGAAGCATTGACGGCACCGATGAGGAACCCCACGACCGCGCCGTCTGGAGGGCTATGGTGGCACGCTATGTGCCCAATCGGGGTGTTTCGGGAGACCCCCACCTCACGCTGTTTGTCGCAAGACTCAACTTGCAAACGACAGAGGACAAGTTAAAGGAAGTCTTTTCCCGCTATGGGGAGATCCGGAAGATGCGCCTGGTTCGAGATTTGGTCACGGGCTTCTCCAAGGGCTATGCATTCATCGAGTACAAAGAGGAGCGGGCACTGTTAAAAGCCCACAGAGATGCCAACAAGCTGGTCATCGACCAGCGAGAAGTATTTGTTGACTTTGAGCTGGAAAGGACTCTCAAGGGATGGATTCCGCGCCGGCTCGGCGGCGGCTTTGGGGGCAAAAAGGAGTCTGGGCAGCTGCGGTTCGGAGGCAGGGACAGGCCTTTCCGGAAGCCCATTTTGCCCGCTATGAAGAGTGACTTCTATGGAGACGGTCCAGCGGAGAAAAGAGAGCGGACGTGGTCAAGGGAGGGGGCAAGGGACTGGAAATCGAGGGATCGCGATCACGAGAGGAGCAGGGAGCCGAGGCGGTCGGAAAGGGAGCGGTTTCGGGGATGGGGGGAAAGCGAGAGGGACCGAGAGTGGCATTCGAGGGAGGAGCGGGGCAGAGGCAGAGAAGGGAGAGACAAGGAGCGGGAAGATTGGAGCAGAGACCGTTATTCAAAGAAGCAGAGGGATGAAGATAGGCATTGA